A window of Pecten maximus chromosome 12, xPecMax1.1, whole genome shotgun sequence genomic DNA:
ataaataaagaacCAGCAGGAATTTGGGAGTTTGTTATTATGTCCCGCATTTTCTTCCTGTGACAtttggcgcccatgtagggaccgGAGTTCGACGACGATACCCCAGTGTTTTGGAAAATTGTTCCCGACGATATAAAACAACCATGTAGCTACGTTTTGCAGTCCTCATATTGTCGAACACAGGAATTTTGTCAACAAGGTATATTTTCAACTTTAATTCCACGACCAGGCCGTCGTGTGTAAACTGCCATGGATAGGATATTTCTACACGTGTATACCGTACGGAATTCAAGCACATGTGCGACAGCGTCAGGATTCGTCTTAAAGCGTCTCGGCGACTAGGAACTCTCATCAACCGGAAGGAGAACTGTGAACGTATAGACAGTAAATTTCATACGAACTCTTTGTTTTGTGAAACTATTGTATATTTCATAGAATTGCCGGATGGTAGGTGTTGGTTTTAGGTTTTGAAAGCTATAGTCTATTGTTAAGACGTTTGACGAGACTGAGACAGTTTGACTGACTGATATATAAACGTGTTTTGAACGCGTGCACAGTTTCGCTCCGTCGTCAGCGTGTTGCCACTATTGGTGAATGAGAGAGTATTGAGGGTATTGGGTGTAGTATATTTATCCTTGTTATATGTTtcatgttacatgttatatgttgCATTTCATTATGTGTTTCACTCTGTGTTTATATGTTTTCTCAATTAATATAACCAGTTTTCGTTTGACAGGTGAAATATTATGGGAATAGGTGGGTTGTTAATAACACTGTGTATTATTGCATGTTTGCCCAACACTTTCAGCTCTTATAGGTATCACAAGCAAAGTGTTGAGATGGCTACGGAACAGACACAGGCCCAGGATGGTGCAGTGGCTGTAGATCCTGAGCTGGAGGTGAGTAGGATGATTGATGCTTTGTCAAAGCTCAGGTATAGAGTTGTGACAGAGGAAGAGTATAAAAGTTTGGCATCTAAGAAGCTAGAGTTCAACCCTCCTGGTGATAAAACCAGTACGCCAAAGCCTATAGTCAGGGATCGGATAGGTAGAGGTAGGGCTAGGTCACTAGATTATACTTTGAAGGATTTCAAGGAGGAACCTCGTAGTGTAGGTATAACTAGATCGACCCTCAGTACGGGCCAGCTTGACTCAAACTTGGGGCGAATCCCCAAGATTCCAACATTTAGTGGCCAGGAACAAAAGGGCGATGTCAGCTTTAATGTATGGAGGTATGAGGTGCGTTGCCTGTTAAAGGACGTTAGTCTCCCTGAGACGGTGCTGTTACAAGCGATAAGGCAGTCCTTAAAAGGTACAGCTCGAGAGATGCTGATACCCTTAGGGGAAACTGCAACAGGTACTGCAATCCTGAGCAAACTAGAAGGATTGTATGGTAATGTTGAGACGGATGAAGCGACTCTTCAAAAATTCTATACAGAATCCCAACAAGAAGGTGAGTCAGTAACGGCTTATGCCTGTAGGTTGGAGACTCTACTCCACGCTTCCATAGAGAGCGGATATATAGATAGGGTAGCCAAGGAAACTATGCTACGGTCAAAGTTTTGGACTTCTTTAAATGAAAGGTTGAAAACGCAAACTAGAAATAAGTATGAGACTATCAAGTCATTTGATATGCTAGTACGAGAGGTCAGGGCCATTGAGTTAGAgttgacaaataatgacaaagtGAAAAGTTCTGCCAAGAAAGGTCAACATCAGCCCGTTCATGCTGAACAGATGCAAAGCAAAATCGAAATTATGGCTGAACAGCTCACGACATTGTGTGAGAAAATAAAGGACCTAGATTCTAAGGTGATTGGGTTACAGTCTAACAGTAGGAATTCAAACAATTCTAATAATTCCAGATCAGGCAGACAGAACAGGCAGCAGAACAATTCAGGACCACAGAGAAATGACAACTCAACTGGGAAGGGAAAAGCATCTGGACAACAGCCAAAAGATTAGCCTCCACTATTTCAGGGCAGATGGGGGGAGGCAATCAGGTAAGCCCTAATAAGTTGAACAGTGTTAGATTTAAACAGGCTTTAATTGGCAGTGCTAATGAGGCTACTTTGGAAGTTTGTGGTATCAAAACTTTGTGTTTGGTAGATACTGGGTCAATGGTGTCGACTTGTAGTAAGACATTTTTTGAACGGTTACCAGGTAGTCAGTTACTGTCATTAGTAGATTTTGGACTTGATTTGTACTGTGCAGATGGAAGTTCTATGCCTTACTTAGGTTACTTTGAGGCAGATATTTTGTTGTCGAGCTTAAATCAGGAAGTGCCAGTGAGGATTCCTGTGTTAGTGGTACCAGATACTGCTTATAATAGTAGAGTGCCTTTGGTGATTGGTACCAATGTATTGAACCTGTTTGAGGAAGGTGAGGTAAGGGATAGTAGAGAAGCTAGGATATGGAGACAGGCATTGAAGAGTTTGTCTGGTCAGTTGAACGTCAAAACCACCAATAGAACCTCGTTCAGTATTGGTCCTGGGCAGAGTAGGGTCATTCATGGACTTGTACGTAACAAGGATAGGCAGGATGTAGTGATTGTTGAGTCTTGTTCGGATTCTCCTCAGGGATTAATGGTATGTCCTAGATTAGTTAAGTTAGAGCCAGGGAATACAGACAGGATTCCAGTTAGGGTATGTAACATTACAGCTCACCCTGTACAAATAAGGCCTAGGTCTGTACTGTGTTCTGTGCATGAGGCTAGAGTAGTGGAACATTGGGATCCAGCTGGTGATCAGGATAGTATTTCGGATACTGAGTCTGAGGATGGTCTAGATTTTGAGGGCTTAGGAATTAAGCTTAACACTGAGAGTTTAAACCCGGATGAGCTGAAGGAAGCTAAGGGTATGTTGGGCAATTGGAAATCTTTATTTTCAACTAGTCAGTTTGATATTGGCCGTGCAGACTTGGGTAAACACCAGATTAAGCTGATGGACGAAAAACCGTTCAGGTTACCATACAGAAGAATTCCACCTGCGATGTATGAGGAGGTGAGAGATCATTTAAGGGATCTTAAAGCTTCAGATGTGATTGAGGATTCTAGTTCTCCATATGCTTCGAATGTAGTTCTTGTTCGCAAAAAGAATGGACAGTTGagattttgtattgattttcgTACATTGAATGCAAAGACTGTGAAAGATCAGTACTGTCTTCCTAGAACCGACCAGGTGTTGGATTGTTTGGTAGGATCCAAGTATTTCTCTAAGTTGGATTTAAGAGCTGGTTATTATCAGGTTGAGGTAGATGAGAAAGATAAAGAGAAAACTGCTTTCTCGGTAGGCCCACTAGGGTTTTACCAGTTCAAACGCATGCCTTTCGGGTTGTGTAATGCGCCCTCTACTTTTCAAAGGTTAATGGAGCGTTGTATGGGCAATATGAACTTGGTCGAATGTTTGATATTTCTGGATGATATTCTGGTTTTCTCTAAGACTTTTAAGGAACATTTAGAAAGGTTGGAAGGTGTGTTTCAGAAGTTACAAGCTCATGGTCTGAGACTTAATCCCACAAAGTGCGAATTTTTCAAACTCAGTGTACAATATCTAGGTCACATTATAAGTGAGCATGGGATTGGAGCTGATCCAGAGAAAATAGAAGCATTGAAATCTTGGAAACCATGTAGTTCAGTGAAAGAGGTTAGGACATTTTTAGGATTTACTGGCTACTATAGAAAGTTTGTTAAGGACTATGCAAAGATAGTCAGACCTTTAAATGACTTGCTAATAGGTCACCCTACGGCCAAGGTCAAGGGGAGGTCAAAGGTCGAGAAAATCCCATTTGTGTGGAGCGATGATTGTCAAACTGCATTCGATGTGTTGATAGAGAAACTTACCACTCCACCTGTGTTAGCATACGCAGATTTTACTAAGCCGTTTCGGTTGAACATAGATGCTTCTCATGATGGGTTGGGAGCTGTGTTGTATCAGAACCAAGACGGTCATGACCGTGTGGTGGCTTATGCTAGTCGAGGGTTAAGACCTACAGAGAAATTATACCCGGCACATAAGTTGGAGTTCCTGTGTCTTAAGTGGGCAGTAACAGAGAAGTTTAAGGACTATCTCTATGGTCAACAGTTTGATGTGTATACTGACAACAACCCTTTGACATATGTCACTTCTTCTGCAAAGTTGGATGCAACAGGTCACCGATGGGTTGCAGAGTTGGCTAATTACTCATTCAAGTTGCTTTATCGTTCAGGTAAGGTTAACAAAGATGCAGACGGTTTGTCACGTAGACCAGTTGATACTGAGTGTGTTTTTCCAGATGTGGTTAAGGCAGTATGTCACGCCGCTTCTGTGAATAGGAGTTGTCTACCTTTGGTCGAGAGTTTGGTTATAACAAATTCAGTGCAAGGCACAGTTGATGATGTTGGCTGTAGTGGTTTCAGTCAGGTTGACTGGGTGAAGGAGCAGTTAGCTGATGCTGATGTAAATAGAGTTGTACTGCTGTTAAGCTCTGGTGTTGAGTTGTCAGGTAAACAGTTAGAAAAGGAATCCGTAGCTGTTAGAAAGTTAGTAAGAGAAAGGAAACGCTTACAAATTCAGGATGGTGTTCTGTATCACGTAGTTGTGGTTGATGGTATTAGAGTAAAACAGATTGTTGTTCCCAAGAATATGAGGTCCAGTGTGTTTGAAGGCTATCATGATAATCAAGGTCATCAGGGTAGAGATAGGACTTTGTCTTTGCTAAAGGCAAGATTTTACTGGCCAGGTATGGATACTGATGTTGAGTCAAGAGTCAGGTCATGTGATCGCTGCATTAGGCGTAAAACTCCTGTCACTAAGAGAGCAAAGTTGGTTGACATAGTCACATCGGAACCTATGGAATTGGTTTGTATGGATTTTCTCTCGCTAGAGTCATGTAAAGGTGGTGTTGAAGACGTTCTAGTCATAACGGACCATTTTACTAGGTTTGCTCAGGCAATACCTACCCGTAACCAGCGTGCTAGTACAGTAGCCAAAGCCTTATTTGACAACTTTGTGGTGCATTATGGGTTTCCAGCTAGGTTACATAGTGACCAAGGTCGAAACTTTGAGTCAAAGGTCATTAAGGAACTGTGTGAACTTACAGGGATTAGGAAAACCAGGACGACCCCATTTCATCCAGAGGGGAATGGGATGACAGAGAGGTTTAATAAGACTTTACTTAAGATGCTAGGTACATTAGATGAGGAACAGAAACGAGATTGGAAGACGTATGTTCCAAGTTTGGTCCATGCTTACAATGCTGCGTCTCATGACAGTACGGGTTATTCCCCTTTCTATTTAATGTTTGGGAGGTATCCTCGATTAGCAGCCGATGCAGGTTTTGGTCTTAATGAAGGCAAATTTGACCAATTTCAGCCTAAGACTGATTATGTGGAAAAACTGAAGTCGAGACTACAGTTTGCATACAAGACAGCATCAAAACATGCTAAAAAGTCGGCTGATAGGTACAAAAGTCATTATGATGTCAACGTCAGGGACTCCGTTCTTCAGCCTGGGGACCGGGTGTTGGTGAGGAATGTCAATCTCAAAGGTAGGAATAAATTAGCAGATAAGTGGGAAAGAATTCCTTATAAAGTATTGTCGAAACCTCATTTTGAAACTCCAGTGTATAGGGTTAGAGTAGAACATGGAAAAGGTAGGGTACGAACACTACATAGGAATATGCTTCTTCCATATACTGGTTCAGAGGTTGTCGGTccagaaggtcaaggtcattcaaagCTCAAGGTCAAGTCCAAGGTCGTGTCAAAAACTAGGGAAGGAAATGATCAAACTCG
This region includes:
- the LOC117339721 gene encoding uncharacterized protein LOC117339721; this translates as MATEQTQAQDGAVAVDPELEVSRMIDALSKLRYRVVTEEEYKSLASKKLEFNPPGDKTSTPKPIVRDRIGRGRARSLDYTLKDFKEEPRSVGITRSTLSTGQLDSNLGRIPKIPTFSGQEQKGDVSFNVWRYEVRCLLKDVSLPETVLLQAIRQSLKGTAREMLIPLGETATGTAILSKLEGLYGNVETDEATLQKFYTESQQEGESVTAYACRLETLLHASIESGYIDRVAKETMLRSKFWTSLNERLKTQTRNKYETIKSFDMLVREVRAIELELTNNDKVKSSAKKGQHQPVHAEQMQSKIEIMAEQLTTLCEKIKDLDSKVIGLQSNSRNSNNSNNSRSGRQNRQQNNSGPQRNDNSTGKGKASGQQPKD